The nucleotide window AGAAGGAAAGCGCCAGAAGATTTTACCGCAATCTGTAGGAACACTCGTTATCGGCCGGCCTCCCCGGCCGATTTTCTTTGCAGTGCACAGCTGAATCGAGCCGCCTCCGCACCCGAACCCGAACCCGGTCACGAACCCGCACCCCGCACCGCCGTCGCCGAACTAGGCTTCAAGCCTGCGCCCCGCACCGCCGCCCCTGAAGCGCTAACCCCCACACCCCGGACCTTTCGTCAAACGGCGCCCCCCGGACCTTTTATCTAACGCCGCCCCCGGACCTCTCGTCAAACGCCGAACCCCGCACCTCTCATCGTCCGAACTCGGATTTCCCGTCAAACCCCGCACCTCGGAACTTTCGTCAAACGGCGACCCCCGGACCTTTTATCTAACGCCGCCCCCGTACCTCTCGTCGTCCGAACTCGGATTTTCCGTCAAACGCCAACCCTCGGACCTTTCATCAAACGCCGACCCCCGAGCCTTTGATCAAACGCCGCCCCCGGACCTCTCGTCAAACGCCGACCCCCGTACCTTTCGTCGTCCGAACCCTGAGCCTCGCCGCACGCCTCGCACCCCGCCCCCTTGGGGATATCCCTATTTCACATTGTAGCGACCGCTGAAACCTTTTAGCTCCCCGTGCGTCTGTTTAGGAGGAGATTTTGAAAGGGGATGTTCGAATGGTGGGGAAAAGGGGAGCGATCGCGCTGCTGCTCGCTGCAATGTTCATTGCAGGACCGTCGCCATGGCCGGGACCGCCGGCGGCGGACGGGGCGGCGGAGTCGGCGACGCGAGAGCTTGTGTTCGATTACGATAATAGAAAGGTGTACCTCAACGGGGAACTGGCGTCGACGGTGTACCCGATGACGATTCATAACGGGCGCATCTACGTCGCCGCCCGGCAGCTCGCGGACGCGTTCGGCTTTACGGCAGAGTTCGACCCTAAGAGCTATGATGCCGTTCTTCGCAACGATACGACGCGCATTCATGTCAACCAGCAAGCCAAATTAGCTTGGGTCGATGATATGCCTGTTCCTTACGACGGGCTCGGGCTCGTACAAGATGGCAGGCTGCTTCTCTCCATCCGGGCGATCGCCGATTACATGGGGCTGTACGTCGGCTACGACAGCGCGACGCGACAAGCGGTCGTCGCCGATCCCGAGTTTCCATACGTAAACCCGATCAACCCGTCCCGCCCGCAGCTCGTGCCCATCGACTTCGCCAGATACGCGAAATACCCGTTGATATCGCCAGAGGAGCGGCGGGACGATTCGAGGACGCTCCTGTTCAGCGACAGCCCCGAAACGTTCCGCGAACTCGGAATTCTGTACCGAGACGATGTCAATGGCAAGGCTCGCTTATTTCTTACGCACGTGAACGGGACGAAAGAACCTGCGCAGGTGCTGTGGCTAGCGACGAACGAAGGCGACGCCCCTGCGAAGGTGTCGACGACGCGAAGCGGCATCGCGGCGGCGTCGAAGGATTACGCCTTGCAGGGCCGGGAAGCGCTCGCCATGTGGTACGGCGAGGAGGGAACGCGCGGAGAGCGGACGATCGCTCCGGGGGAAACCGTTGCGCTGTATAGTAGCGCAGCGCTCGGACCGATGGACGGCGCGCACGCCATCTTCGACGTCGAGACCGACGGCGAACTGCGCTTCGACGTCGTCGCCGCCGAGCCGAATGCCTCGCTCGCTGCGGCTGCCGGCGCGCCGTTCGCGAGCCGCGACATCCATGACCGGGGCACGTTCCCCGTCAGCGACATCAGCCTCGCTGCGGACGCATCCGAATGGAACGGCAAGCCCGCCCGCATCCGCATCGGCGCCGTAGGCAGCCTCAACGACCACTGGGTCGTCGGCACGGACGCCGTCACCGGGAAGCCTTCCCAAAACTTCGGCAATTACGGCGTCTTCTACCACGTCACCGTCGAAAACCCGGGGAAAGCGGTCTTCGTGCTCGTGCCGATGCGCGGATTGTACCGCGGGACCGTCCTGTTCGACGGCGCCATCGTCCGCACGGATACGCTGCAAGTAGGCGAAGGGTACGCCATCGGCCGCACCGACGGTGACGAACGCTCCGTATCGATGACCCTAAGCGCAGCATCCGGCTCCTTCATGCCGTTCGAACTGCTCGTCTACCCGTTGCCGTAACGCTCAGACCGCCCGCCTCAACGGCAGGCGGTCTGCTGCTTTTCCGAGCCCGGAATTTCCTTCCAGCGTCGCCATCG belongs to Paenibacillus sp. and includes:
- a CDS encoding stalk domain-containing protein is translated as MVGKRGAIALLLAAMFIAGPSPWPGPPAADGAAESATRELVFDYDNRKVYLNGELASTVYPMTIHNGRIYVAARQLADAFGFTAEFDPKSYDAVLRNDTTRIHVNQQAKLAWVDDMPVPYDGLGLVQDGRLLLSIRAIADYMGLYVGYDSATRQAVVADPEFPYVNPINPSRPQLVPIDFARYAKYPLISPEERRDDSRTLLFSDSPETFRELGILYRDDVNGKARLFLTHVNGTKEPAQVLWLATNEGDAPAKVSTTRSGIAAASKDYALQGREALAMWYGEEGTRGERTIAPGETVALYSSAALGPMDGAHAIFDVETDGELRFDVVAAEPNASLAAAAGAPFASRDIHDRGTFPVSDISLAADASEWNGKPARIRIGAVGSLNDHWVVGTDAVTGKPSQNFGNYGVFYHVTVENPGKAVFVLVPMRGLYRGTVLFDGAIVRTDTLQVGEGYAIGRTDGDERSVSMTLSAASGSFMPFELLVYPLP